A region of the Geomonas subterranea genome:
CGAGGCGCAGATCTGCACCTCGGTTCCTTTCCTGGACCACATGCTGGACCTTTTTGCCAGGCACGGCCTCTTCAACCTCAAGGTCGAGGCCCACGGCGACATCGACATCGACTTCCACCACACCGTCGAGGACATCGGCATCGTCCTGGGGACCGCTTTCAAGGAAGCCCTTGGCGACAAGTGCGGCATCCGCCGCTACGGCCAGGCCACTGTGCCGATGGACGAGACGCTCGCCAGCGTCGCCACCGATCTCTCCGGTCGTCCCTACCTGGTCTACAACGTCCAGCTCCCCAAGGTGAAGATCGGGGATTTCGACGTCGAGCTGGTGCGCGAATTCTTCCAGGGGTTCGTGAACCATTGCGGCGCGAACCTCCACCTGAACGTGATGTATGGCGACAACGTGCACCATGTAGTGGAAGCCTGCTTCAAGGCCACCGCCCGCGCCCTCGATATGGCGACCCAGATGGATTCCCGCATCGAAGGGGTTATGTCGACCAAGGGGAAGCTGTAAGGCTGCCCTCACCCCGACCCTCTCCCGGAGGGCGAAGGGGCAAGGCACTGCTCTCACCCTGACCCTCTCCCGGAGGGCGAGGGGGAAAGGCCTGCCCTCACCCCGACCCTCTCCCGGAGGGCGAGGGGGGTAAGGCACTGCTCTCACCCTGACCCTCTCCTGGAGGGCGAGGGTCAGTGGATATGGCCCACCCTATGACCTTCCCGTCGAGTGGGGCGCGTCCATCCCCTTCCCCCGCTGGGGGAAGGTGCCCCGAAGGGGCGGATGAGGGCGGTGGCATCGCTCTAACCTTGCCGCGTCCGAAGCATTGCAATGAAGTCACAGGCACCGCACAGAGTGCCGGAAGGATAAAGAGATGATCGCGATCATAGATTATGGCATGGGGAACCTCCGCTCCGTGCAGAAAGGGTTCGAGAAGGTCGGCTGCGACGCCGTCGTGACCTCCGACCCCAAGGTGCTTTTGGACGCCGAGCGCGTCGTGCTCCCGGGCGTCGGGGCCTTCCGCGACTGCATCAGGAACCTCGAAGAGGGGGGCTTCGTCGAGCCGATCCTCAAGGTGATCAAGGAAGGAAAGCCGTTTCTCGGCATCTGCCTCGGTCTGCAGCTCCTCTTTACCGAGAGCGAGGAATTCGGCCTCCACAAGGGGCTCGACGTGATCCCGGGGCGCGTGCTCCGCTTCCCGGAAGGGATGCAGCAGGCGGGGGAAGACCTGAAGGTGCCACACATGGGGTGGAACCAGCTCGACATCAAACGCCCCTCCCCGCTGTTTCAGGGTGTGGAGCAGGGCTCCAACGTCTACTTCGTGCACTCCTACTACGTGAAACCCGATGACGAGAGCGTGGTGGCGGCGACCACCAACTACGGCATCGACTTCTGCGCCGCCATCTGGCGCGACAACGTGGTGGCAGCCCAGTTCCACCCCGAGAAGTCCCAGGACAAGGGGCTTGCCATGCTGAAGAACTTCGCGCAGATGAGATAGTCTCCTGTTCCGCTCAAAGAGCTTGCCTCCCCTCGTCCTCCGGGAGAGGGGCAGGGGTGAGGGCGCTTGAGGCTGCAGCAATTTTGCTCTATGGCAACGCCCTCGCCCGGCCTTCGGCCACCCTCTCCCGGAGGTAAAGGGGTTGCTCAAGGGACGAACTTTTAA
Encoded here:
- the hisH gene encoding imidazole glycerol phosphate synthase subunit HisH, which encodes MIAIIDYGMGNLRSVQKGFEKVGCDAVVTSDPKVLLDAERVVLPGVGAFRDCIRNLEEGGFVEPILKVIKEGKPFLGICLGLQLLFTESEEFGLHKGLDVIPGRVLRFPEGMQQAGEDLKVPHMGWNQLDIKRPSPLFQGVEQGSNVYFVHSYYVKPDDESVVAATTNYGIDFCAAIWRDNVVAAQFHPEKSQDKGLAMLKNFAQMR
- the hisB gene encoding imidazoleglycerol-phosphate dehydratase HisB encodes the protein MARSANIERITKETQIKLSLEIDGKGEAQICTSVPFLDHMLDLFARHGLFNLKVEAHGDIDIDFHHTVEDIGIVLGTAFKEALGDKCGIRRYGQATVPMDETLASVATDLSGRPYLVYNVQLPKVKIGDFDVELVREFFQGFVNHCGANLHLNVMYGDNVHHVVEACFKATARALDMATQMDSRIEGVMSTKGKL